One Malassezia restricta chromosome VI, complete sequence genomic region harbors:
- a CDS encoding sterol O-acyltransferase, translating into MSRDAETVSPSVESSSLSTGRASGVSSNMTSASVRKVTPDAPQSKSQEVSSHDYKKTSGYRFFVRYMPRFSMFDSLSRNEMNGPFRGFYNLFWICLACVVLSAFTQSFDNTGQILSLTLATLMSKDTHVLALSDAILVAQTFLCVPMVHGLRYFRITHRYIILTILLLWHITTMVNVIIWARFRDWPWVQSGFFVLHSIVQMMKIHSYVDVNSAMNEEHLKLLDTEKQLLDRVVEVDGTGVPSGKEKAWHRAAERTLQQLDQLYPEHTAYSRLKDVYFKWADLRVQSGCSNERAHVLLPLLRNDIPRSRTPVPEDQRKMDVMVSDSASYPHPKLVMDLRDLHPFIWHPDDKVRSLAHDIAVIRESLYAASVPGQGLSTMWPHNVTLANFLDFQLVPTLVYKLQYPRRNEIRPWYIADRCIALFGTFLVTYVITVNWIIPVVEDKSSSLLSIFLRLMTPMISCYCILFYLMFECVCQGFAEITRFADREFYQDWWNSTSMDEYARKWNRPVHHFLLQHVYFSMVVRYGMSKQTASTLTFLISSVFHELVMIIVTGKIRGYLFVLQMSQIPLMFMARLQFIRARPVLGNILFWAGMIIGLPILNILYIVF; encoded by the coding sequence ATGTCGAGAGACGCAGAAACGGTTTCTCCGAGTGTGGAATCGAGCTCTCTGTCCACAGGACGGGCATCAGGCGTGAGTTCGAATATGACATCAGCGTCTGTGCGCAAGGTCACCCCCGATGCGCCACAGTCCAAGTCCCAAGAAGTATCTTCGCACGACTATAAGAAGACGTCAGGGTACAGGTTCTTTGTGCGGTACATGCCTCGTTTTTCTATGTTTGATTCTCTGAGTCGGAATGAAATGAACGGCCCATTTCGAGGTTTCTATAACTTGTTTTGGATTTGTCTTGCGTGTGTGGTCTTATCAGCCTTCACTCAATCGTTCGATAATACTGGTCAGATTCTGAGTCTCACTCTCGCTACTCTCATGAGTAAGGATACACATGTTCTGGCTCTTAGTGATGCCATTTTGGTGGCACAAACATTCTTGTGTGTGCCCATGGTGCATGGGCTCAGGTACTTCCGAATTACACACCGTTATATTATTTTAACGATCCTTTTACTGTGGCATATAACCACTATGGTAAATGTCATTATCTGGGCCCGCTTCCGAGATTGGCCTTGGGTTCAGTCTGGATTCTTTGTACTTCATTCTATCGTGCAAATGATGAAAATCCACAGTTATGTGGACGTCAATTCGGCCATGAATGAAGAGCACCTAAAGCTCCTCGATACGGAAAAGCAGCTTCTCGACCGTGTGGTAGAAGTGGATGGTACAGGTGTGCCAAGTGGCAAAGAAAAGGCCTGGCACAGAGCTGCAGAGCGcacgctccagcagctggacCAACTTTATCCTGAGCATACAGCCTACAGTAGGCTGAAAGACGTCTATTTCAAGTGGGCGGACTTGCGTGTTCAGTCGGGCTGCTCCAATGAACGCGCACATGTTTTACTGCCCCTTCTCCGCAACGATATTCCTCGCAGTCGAACACCCGTGCCCGAAGACCAGCGCAAAATGGATGTGATGGTTTCTGATTCAGCTTCCTACCCGCATCCCAAGCTGGTAATGGATTTGCGCGACTTGCACCCCTTCATCTGGCATCCAGATGACAAGGTTCGGTCACTTGCTCATGACATTGCCGTCATTCGAGAGTCTCTTTACGCGGCGTCTGTTCCAGGACAAGGCTTGAGCACAATGTGGCCACATAACGTGACCTTGGCTAACTTTTTAGACTTTCAGCTCGTTCCTACGCTGGTTTATAAGCTGCAGTACCCGCGTCGGAATGAAATTCGTCCATGGTACATCGCGGATCGTTGTATCGCTTTGTTTGGTACATTCTTGGTAACCTATGTGATCACGGTCAATTGGATCATACCTGTCGTGGAGGATAAGTCGTCGAGCCTTCTATCTATCTTCCTGCGTCTGATGACACCAATGATTTCTTGTTACTGTATTTTGTTTTATCTCATGTTTGAATGCGTGTGTCAAGGGTTTGCCGAGATAACTCGCTTTGCGGACCGCGAATTTTACCAGGACTGGTGGAACTCCACCTCCATGGATGAATACGCCAGGAAGTGGAACCGTCCCGTACATCACTTTCTTCTTCAGCACGTTTACTTTTCCATGGTGGTTCGATATGGAATGTCCAAGCAGACGGCGTCCACATTGACGTTCCTCATCAGTTCGGTCTTTCATGAGTTGGTGATGATCATTGTGACCGGTAAGATTCGCGGCTATTTGTTTGTCTTGCAAATGAGCCAGATCCCGTTGATGTTTATGGCACGTTTGCAGTTCATTCGTGCTAGGCCCGTGCTGGGTAATATCCTGTTCTGGGCAGGAATGATTATTGGTCTTCCTATATTAAACATCCTATACATTGTATTTTAG
- a CDS encoding bridging integrator 3, which produces MSWGGLKKSINRAGTQLMQKTGQLERSDDSRFKEEEHKYREFERHASALLKSSRDYLDAIRLMSASEARIGDTVEGFYHEESETAMIASMYKRALEDLDAKTARDLDAPYRATVLDPIGKLCSYFPEINKLIDKRSRKLLDYDATRSRYKKQSDRPSDDASKLPRMESEHNEAKLVFDAINEQLMTELPQLVDMRIPYLDPSLEMMVRVQLKFAQDGYEQLGGVQRYFPEAVRTEYAEGQLDAQVEGVLQEMRSLSICGMNQ; this is translated from the coding sequence ATGTCTTGGGGAGGACTGAAAAAATCGATCAATCGGGCTGGAACCCAGCTCATGCAGAAAACTGGTCAGCTAGAGCGCTCTGATGACTCGCGTTTCAAGGAAGAGGAGCACAAGTACCGGGAATTTGAGAGGCATGCTTCGGCCTTGCTCAAGTCCTCACGAGATTATCTCGACGCCATCCGACTCATGTCGGCTTCCGAAGCACGTATCGGTGATACGGTGGAAGGATTTTACCATGAAGAAAGTGAGACAGCTATGATTGCCAGCATGTATAAGCGCGCCTTGGAGGATCTCGATGCAAAAACCGCCCGAGATCTCGATGCCCCCTACCGTGCGACCGTGCTAGACCCTATCGGCAAGCTCTGCAGCTACTTCCCGGAAATTAACAAGCTGATTGACAAGCGGAGTCGCAAGCTACTTGACTATGACGCCACACGATCACGATATAAAAAGCAGTCGGATCGTCCCTCAGACGATGCATCCAAATTGCCGCGCATGGAGAGCGAACACAACGAAGCCAAACTAGTGTTTGACGCTATCAATGAACAACTCATGACCGAACTACCCCAACTCGTCGATATGCGAATCCCGTATCTTGATCCCTCATTGGAGATgatggtgcgtgtgcagctCAAGTTCGCTCAGGATGGGTACGAGCAACTTGGCGGTGTCCAGCGCTACTTCcccgaggccgtgcgcaccgAGTACGCTGAAGGACAGCTTGATGCACAAGTCGAAGGCGTTCTCCAAGAGATGCGGAGCTTGTCTATTTGCGGTATGAACCAGTGA
- a CDS encoding ribosomal prokaryotic L21 protein yields the protein MAAAPWNMARRAAIRQSRHSFLGILSPQISSMRTMASARPNMTVEQVNEALSLLRSQPNHYVVASISGRTFVLSNSDLITLPRIRDVKLGDVLELDLVHEVGSRDYTLRAQDPAHGARNPEGGRFPLALVRNNEQNTHSVRVATENLYKMADPASIVPFSQSWAAKLIPSGLAHVGAALSRDIVRVQCVVVEHTKGPMERIEKFKRRKGYDKVITHKQPYTRVRVDSITLGTPQ from the coding sequence atggcagctgcgccttggAACATGgctcgccgagctgccATACGGCAATCGCGTCACAGCTTTCTTGGCATACTTTCACCTCAAATATCATCTATGCGTACTATGGCAAGCGCTAGGCCGAATATGACGGTGGAACAAGTGAATGAGGCTTTGTCTCTCTTAAGGTCTCAGCCTAACCATTACGTGGTGGCGTCCATTTCAGGCCGCACATTCGTGTTAAGTAATTCCGATCTGATCACGCTTCCGCGTATTCGTGATGTCAAGTTGGGCGATGTACTAGAACTTGATTTGGTGCACGAAGTGGGAAGTCGCGACTACACATTACGTGCTCAAGATCCGGCGCATGGTGCAAGAAACCCCGAGGGCGGTCGATTCCCGCTGGCACTTGTACGGAACAATGAGCAAAATACGcacagcgtgcgcgtgGCGACCGAGAACCTGTACAAGATGGCAGACCCTGCATCTATTGTGCCTTTCTCCCAGTCTTGGGCCGCCAAGCTGATTCCATCGGGTCTCGCACATGTAGGCGCAGCACTTTCCCGCGACATTGTTCGGGTGCAATGCGTCGTTGTCGAACATACCAAGGGTCCCATGGAACGCATTGAAAAGTTTAAGCGCCGCAAAGGTTATGACAAGGTGATCACGCACAAGCAGCCGTATACCCGCGTCCGTGTCGATAGTATCACGCTAGGGACGCCTCAATAG
- a CDS encoding charged multivesicular body protein 5 has product MQRLFGFSQSKPKPDLQQAISSTDARAEATQRKISRLDAELGRYRDQMKKMRDGPGKSAVQQRAIRVLRQKRMYEAQMEQLIQQSFNMEQSIMATDNLRNTMATVDAMQQANKDLKRTYKNVSVDRIERIQDEMEDLLEQSGALQETLSRSYAMPEDIDEEELEAELEALEEEPLEQESDMPSYLQHATGAFPAQPDSVDELPAESEPVPSEMRAA; this is encoded by the coding sequence ATGCAGCGATTGTTTGGCTTCTCGCAATCCAAACCGAAACCAGATCTGCAGCAAGCCATTTCATCTACGGATGCACGCGCAGAAGCGACGCAAAGAAAGATAAGCCGTCTAGATGCTGAATTGGGACGTTATCGCGACCAGATGAAGAAGATGCGTGATGGTCCGGGAAAGTCGGCTGTGCAACAACGAGCCATCCGTGTTCTTCGTCAGAAACGCATGTATGAAGCACAAATGGAGCAGTTAATTCAGCAAAGCTTTAATATGGAACAGAGTATAATGGCAACGGACAATCTGCGGAATACCATGGCTACcgtcgatgccatgcagcaggcCAACAAAGACCTTAAACGAACCTATAAGAATGTGAGCGTCGACAGAATCGAACGTATCCAGGACGAGATGGAAGATCTTTTAGAGCAATCTGGAGCACTTCAAGAGACGCTTTCGCGCAGCTACGCCATGCCAGAGGACATtgatgaagaagagctcgaggccgaactcgaggcgctcgaagaAGAGCCCCTAGAGCAAGAAAGTGATATGCCTTCCTATCTACAGCATGCAACAGGCGCTTTTCCAGCGCAGCCCGACTCCGTGGATGAATTGCCGGCAGAATCGGAACCTGTGCCGAGCGAGATGCGAGCGGCCTAG
- a CDS encoding U3 small nucleolar ribonucleoprotein LCP5: MSSEADLPRSQSRPFLELAQSLRKNSQDSSQIARKISESVADGDLDHPEGLSILTVKVDALLAYIQNLALLCVHRLSGHSLGEETGSQYVKNLVKLRLRLEKMRPMEARLKYQVEKLLQTLAAVEREASSGAAHEDKQTDVEEDVDMLSFRPNPESLVSAQVGRSDVADEETGEPSPAVGGVYRPPKVAPVVYDPDAHVSRNARKKERQVSRNTALLADLTAGMSTNPYETSVGGVGGDGAIGTSGSSRARALRRMQEFEEENYKRLSLNKKEAKKRRRDEQDVALGGLGLSSHGGHRLSGGIEEEFGDLLRGSERDARRRARGDERDAYNALQKRAKRPTAMSQAKQHADTSDHLGASAASTHKFKKALRKHKQKSRV, encoded by the coding sequence ATGAGCAGCGAAGCAGACTTGCCGCGCTCTCAATCGCGTCCGTTTTTGGAACTAGCTCAAAGCCTGCGGAAAAACTCGCAAGATTCATCTCAAATTGCGAGGAAGATTTCAGAATCTGTAGCAGACGGTGATTTGGACCACCCTGAAGGCCTTTCCATTCTCACCGTCAAGGTGGATGCCCTGCTCGCTTACATCCAGAATTTGGCCCTActgtgcgtgcatcgccTCAGTGGACATTCTTTGGGCGAAGAAACGGGCTCCCAATATGTAAAAAATTTGGTCAAGCTCCGCCTTCGTTTGGAAAAGATGCGTCCGATGGAAGCTCGGCTCAAATACCAGGTGGAAAAGCTGCTGCAAACCTTAGCGGCCGTGGAACGTGAAGCTTCAtctggcgcagctcatgAAGATAAGCAAACAGATGTGGAAGAAGATGTGGACATGTTATCATTCCGTCCCAATCCAGAAAGTCTCGTTTCTGCGCAAGTGGGCCGATCAGATGTGGCCGACGAAGAAACAGGCGAGCCGTCCCCAGCTGTCGGCGGCGTATACCGCCCGCCGAAGGTCGCTCCTGTCGTATACGATCCTGACGCACATGTATCACGCAATGCGCGGAAAAAGGAGCGCCAAGTGTCACGCAATACTGCATTGTTGGCCGATTTGACTGCTGGTATGTCAACTAACCCCTATGAAACATCTGTAGGTGGTGTTGGTGGCGATGGTGCCATCGGTACTTCCGGATCATCGCGTGCCCGCGCACTTCGTCGCATGCAAGAATTCGAAGAAGAGAATTACAAGCGTCTCTCTTTGAACAAGAAGGAGGCGAAGAAGCGTCGTCGTGATGAACAGGATGTGGCTCTAGGTGGCTTGGGTTTGTCGAGCCACGGAGGACATCGTCTTAGCGGCGGAATCGAAGAAGAATTTGGTGACTTGCTACGTGGCTCTGAACGCGATgctcgacgccgagcgcgtggcgaTGAACGTGATGCGTATAATGCACTGCAGAAGCGAGCAAAGCGTCCAACTGCCATGTCGCAAGCTAAGCAACACGCTGACACGAGCGATCATTTGGGCGCTAGTGCAGCCTCGACACACAAATTCAAAAAAGCTCTGCGAAAGCACAAGCAAAAATCGCGTGTCTAA
- a CDS encoding serine/threonine-protein phosphatase 5, giving the protein MSSGTSTAPSTSSIPASSTDMSSVTSALSDVAASMSPDELTKKVEEIKAAGNERFLKGDYTQAKALYTDALSLNPNIVAIYSNRAICELKLEQYGLAIADATKAIELDATFAKAYYRRACAHLAILDPKAALPDLKMVVKLDPRNAQVKMQLDATSKLVRRLEFEKAIRVEEGPAPHQTIEEFLEQNMGGAQIPSDYKGPRLPTHASNQPISAPVDNKPYLGQIDDAFIDQMIQHFKEGKQLPNGIAWAIILGALRAFEKEASLVEYTVPEGTTIEVVGDTHGQFYDFVHLLSLTGRPSKNHALLFNGDFVDRGSWSVEIALTIFAFKWLYPATTLVNRGNHETSDMNKVYGFEGECKAKFGGDMTFKLFTQTFVAIPLATLVNVSRPPLPADKLPENASKSQAQKDPVVCKDTGFKRYFVVHGGLFSDDHVTLDDIRAIDRFSKKQPGQEGLMMELLWSDPQAASGRGPSKRGVGFSFGPDITRAWCELNGITAVLRSHEVRQRGYAEEHDGMCCTVFSAPNYCDSTGNLGAFGHIDDQGTLSWTMFEAQPHPDIRPMAYAGGMGGLLA; this is encoded by the coding sequence ATGTCGTCCGGCACGTCGACAGCCCCGTCGACCTCTTCAATTCCAGCTTCATCGACAGATATGTCGTCTGTGACATCCGCACTTTCTGACGTGGCTGCGTCGATGTCTCCAGATGAACTTACGAAAAAGGTAGAAGAGATCAAAGCCGCAGGCAATGAGCGCTTTTTGAAGGGTGATTATACCCAGGCCAAGGCCCTATACACGGATGCTCTCTCGCTCAACCCCAATATCGTGGCTATTTACAGCAACCGAGCCATTTGTGAGCTCAAGCTCGAGCAATATGGCTTGGCGATTGCCGATGCAACCAAGGCCATTGAATTGGATGCCACGTTTGCCAAGGCCTACTACCGTCGCGCCTGCGCACACTTGGCCATCCTGGATCCCAAGGCTGCACTTCCAGACCTGAAAATGGTCGTCAAACTTGATCCACGCAATGCCCAAGTCAAAATGCAACTGGATGCAACCTCCAAGCTCGTTCGAAGACTGGAATTCGAGAAAGCGATTCGTGTAGAAGAAGGTCCAGCACCCCACCAGACCATCGAAGAGTTCCTTGAACAGAATATGGGAGGCGCACAGATACCATCGGACTACAAGGGTCCACGGCTCCCAACGCATGCATCTAACCAACCCATCTCAGCGCCCGTGGACAACAAGCCCTACCTCGGCCAAATTGACGACGCATTTATTGACCAAATGATTCAGCATTTCAAGGAGGGAAAGCAACTGCCTAATGGCATTGCTTGGGCCATTATCCTGGGTGCGCTCCGTGCCTTTGAGAAAGAGGCGTCGCTAGTGGAATATACTGTGCCTGAAGGCACGACTATCGAGGTCGTGGGCGATACACATGGCCAGTTCTACGACTTTGTGCATCTTTTAAGCCTGACAGGTCGTCCTTCTAAGAACCATGCATTGTTGTTCAACGGCGACTTTGTCGATCGCGGTTCCTGGTCCGTCGAAATCGCTCTGACTATTTTTGCATTTAAATGGTTATACCCAGCCACAACCCTTGTGAACCGCGGGAACCACGAAACAAGCGATATGAACAAGGTTTATGGCTTTGAGGGCGAGTGCAAAGCCAAGTTTGGTGGCGACATGACTTTTAAGCTGTTCACACAGACGTTTGTTGCAATTCCGCTTGCCACTCTTGTGAATGTGTCTCGTCCCCCGCTCCCAGCGGACAAGCTGCCAGAAAATGCCAGCAAGAGTCAAGCCCAGAAGGACCCTGTCGTCTGCAAAGATACTGGCTTTAAACGCTATTTCGTGGTACATGGTGGCTTGTTTAGCGACGACCATGTTACTTTGGACGACATCCGCGCCATTGATCGATTCTCCAAGAAACAACCTGGCCAAGAAGGTCTGATGATGGAGCTGCTGTGGAGTGATCCACAGGCTGCCTCTGGCCGTGGACCTAGTAAGCGTGGTGTTGGTTTTAGCTTTGGTCCTGACATTACACGTGCATGGTGTGAACTGAATGGCATCACCGCTGTGCTGCGCAGTCACGAAGTACGTCAACGTGGTTATGCAGAGGAGCATGATGGCATGTGCTGTACCGTGTTCTCTGCGCCCAATTACTGTGATTCGACAGGTAACTTGGGCGCCTTTGGTCACATTGATGACCAGGGCACACTGTCATGGACCATGTTTGAGGCTCAGCCGCATCCTGACATTCGCCCCATGGCATATGCCGGCGGTATGGGGGGTCTGTTAGCATAA
- a CDS encoding F-type H+-transporting ATPase subunit alpha codes for MLARSTGIAVANLARTAAVPTARRAIPAFATAARSYATAKAAASEVSSILEQRISGATSNFDVEETGRVLAIGDGIARIYGLRNIMAEEMVEFSSGVRGMALNLEPDNVGVTVFGSDALIKEGDIVKRTGQIVDVPVGPELLGRVVDALGNPIDGKGPIKASERRRTQVKAPGILPRRGVHEPMQTGMKPIDAMVPIGRGQRELIIGDRQTGKTAVALDTILNQRRWNDSNDDKKKLHCIYVAVGQKRSTVAQLVQTLEQNDALKYSVVVSATASDAAPLQYLAPFTGCSIGEWFRDNGKHALVVYDDLSKQAVAYRQMSLLLRRPPGREAYPGDVFYLHSRLLERAAKMSDANGSGSLTALPIIETQGGDVSAFIPTNVISITDGQIFLESELFFKGVRPAVNVGLSVSRVGSAAQTKIYKAVAGSLKLYLAQYRELAAFAQFGSDLDASTRYTLNRGARLTELLKQRQYNPLAVEIQVPIIYAGIKGLLDEVPVEKIVDWEASYREELASQNDLLSEISKGVMTPEVEEKIAASIKASVSSFLGN; via the exons ATGCTCGCTAGGTCCACCGGCATTGCAGTTGCTAACCTTGCCCGCACCGCTGCTGTGCCTACG GCTCGCCGTGCTATTCCGGCCTTCGCTACTGCTGCCCGTAGCTATGCTACGGCCAAGGCTGCTGCCTCGGAGGTCAGCTCGAttctcgagcagcgcatctcGGGTGCCACCTCGAACTTTGATGTCGAGGAGACTGGCCGCGTGCTCGCCATTGGTGACGGTATTGCCCGTATCTACGGTCTCCGTAACATCATGGCCGAAGAGATGGTTGAGTTCTCCTCCGGTGTTCGTGGTATGGCTCTTAACCTCGAGCCTGACAATGTTGGTGTTACCGTGTTCGGTTCCGATGCCCTGATCAAGGAGGGTGACATTGTCAAGCGCACTGGCCAGATTGTCGATGTGCCTGTCGGTCCTGAGCTGCTTGGTCGTGTCGTCGACGCCCTCGGTAACCCTATTGACGGTAAGGGCCCCATTAAGGCTTCGGAGCGTCGTCGTACCCAGGTTAAGGCGCCGGGTATCTTGCCCCGCCGTGGTGTCCACGAGCCTATGCAGACTGGTATGAAGCCTATCGATGCCATGGTGCCCATTGGCCGTGGTCAGCGTGAGCTGATCATTGGTGACCGTCAGACCGGTAAGACGGCTGTCGCTCTTGACACCATCCTCAaccagcgccgctggaATGACAGCAACGATGACAAGAAGAAGTTGCACTGCATTTACGTCGCTGTTGGTCAGAAGCGTTCGACTGTTGCTCAGCTTGTtcagacgctcgagcaaAACGATGCCCTTAAGTACTCGGTCGTCGTTAGCGCTACCGCCTCGGATGCTGCCCCTCTGCAGTACCTGGCTCCTTTCACGGGCTGCTCGATTGGTGAGTGGTTCCGTGACAATGGCAAGCACGCTCTTGTCGTCTACGATGACCTGTCGAAGCAGGCTGTTGCCTACCGTCAGATGTCGCTTCTTCTGCGTCGTCCTCCTGGTCGTGAGGCTTACCCCGGTGACGTTTTCTACCTGCACTCGCGTCTCCTTGAGCGCGCTGCTAAGATGAGCGATGCCAACGGCTCTGGCTCGCTCACTGCTCTCCCTATTATTGAGACCCAGGGTGGTGACGTGTCGGCCTTCATTCCCACGAACGTGATTTCGATTACAGACGGTCAGATCTTCCTTGAGTCTGAGCTCTTCTTCAAGGGTGTTCGTCCTGCTGTGAACGTTGGTCTGTCCGTGTCGCGTGTCGGTTCGGCTGCTCAGACCAAGATCTACAAGGCTGTCGCTGGTTCGCTCAAGCTTTACCTTGCTCAGTACCGTGAGCTGGCTGCCTTCGCTCAGTTCGGTTCGGACCTTGATGCCTCGACTCGTTACACCCTGAACCGTGGTGCTCGCCTGACTGAGCTGCTGAAGCAACGTCAGTACAACCCTCTCGCTGTTGAGATCCAGGTGCCAATTATCTACGCTGGTATCAAGGGTCTTCTTGATGAGGTCCCTGTTGAGAAGATTGTTGACTGGGAGGCTTCTTACCGCGAGGAGCTCGCCTCTCAGAACGACCTTCTTTCCGAGATCAGCAAGGGTGTCATGACGCCAGAGGTCGAGGAGAAGATCGCTGCCTCGATTAAGGCTAGCGTCTCGTCGTTCCTTGGCAACTAA
- a CDS encoding dynamin 1-like protein — protein sequence MDVDLIQVVNRLQETFTTIGGHSVDLPQCVVVGSQSSGKSSVLETIVGRDFLPRGSGIVTRRPLVLQLIHLPASEMSGGIEEYGEFLHLDRRFTDFNAIRQEIENETFRVAGQNKGISKQPIHLKIFSPHVINLTLVDLPGLTKIPVGDQPSDIERQIRSLVTDYISKPNCIIIAVSPANVDLANSDSLKLARTVDPQGRRTVGVLTKLDLMDQGTHALEILSGRMYPLRLGFVGVVNRSQHDINNAVPLIEARRSEEEFFRTHIAYRSIAHKCGTKYLAKTLNQVLMAHIRERLPDMKARLNTLMGQAQQELASFGDTSFMGDQHRGTLILKYMTQFAKDFVASIDGTSFDISTKELCGGARVYCIFQDIFAQALNSINPTQNLTVHDIRTAIRNSTGPRPTLFVPEAAFELLIKPQIKLLLPPSLRCVELVYEELMKICHNCTSAGLQRFPRLHAQLIEVVSELLRERLGPTSEYVQSLIEIQSAYINTNHPAFVNDSANIATRMREEKQRKTVLEPPRHEISLDSDLGTPATEEDEDDKQNQALIMNGVPHTKRAVEAFRRNGASNEGTKRAPPSSDSSADAPASGSTYSASSGPISTSGQRESFLNYFFGGATMNDASSSISLSSHMPEQKPNILTGRLGLEGNSAAYNMKSLDQYLSMDPVPEEEFALSEREAMETNLIRELITSYFNIVRLSIQDLVPKAIMHLLVNYSRDTVQNRLVVNLYKESMFEQLLHEDETLTKERQRVQALLDAYKEGFNVLSDITFKPSSA from the exons ATGGACGTTGATCTTATCCAGGTCGTAAATCGGCTTCAAGAGACGTTCACTACCATTGGTGGACACAGTGTTGATTTGCCACAATGTGTTGTTGTTGGTTCGCAATCATCGGGTAAATCCAGTGTGTTGGAGAC TATAGTCGGACGTGACTTCCTTCCACGCGGCAGTGGCATTGTCACTCGCCGGCCGCTCGTGCTACAGCTCATCCATCTTCCTGCGTCTGAAATGTCAGGTGGCATAGAGGAATATGGTGAATTTCTGCATCTTGACAGACGTTTCACCGACTTTAATGCTATTCGTCAAGAAATTGAAAACGAGACTTTCCGTGTCGCTGGTCAAAATAAAGGTATCTCGAAGCAACCCATCCATCTTAAGATTTTTAGCCCACATGTCATTAATCTTACGTTGGTGGATTTGCCAGGTTTAACCAAAATTCCAGTGGGTGACCAGCCATCTGACATCGAACGCCAAATTCGCTCGCTTGTGACTGATTATATCTCTAAGCCCAACTGCATTATTATTGCTGTGAGTCCGGCCAATGTGGATTTGGCCAACTCGGATAGTCTCAAACTTGCTCGCACAGTCGACCCACAGGGACGCCGAACTGTTGGTGTACTCACAAAGCTGGACTTGATGGATCAAGGCACACACGCGCTTGAAATTCTATCAGGACGGATGTACCCTCTGCGTCTAGGCTTTGTTGGCGTTGTGAATCGTTCCCAGCACGACATCAACAATGCTGTTCCTTTAATCGAAGCACGTCGTTCGGAAGAAGAGTTTTTCCGCACGCACATTGCATACCGCAGCATTGCGCACAAGTGCGGCACGAAATATCTGGCCAAGACGCTGAACCAGGTCTTGATGGCACACATTCGCGAGCGCTTACCTGATATGAAGGCACGTCTCAACACCCTGATGGGTCAGGCACAACAGGAGCTTGCGTCATTTGGTGATACATCTTTTATGGGCGACCAGCATCGCGGCACACTTATTCTCAAATATATGACGCAATTTGCCAAGGACTTTGTCGCCTCCATTGACGGAACCTCGTTCGATATTTCCACCAAGGAGCTCTGTGGTGGTGCCCGCGTGTACTGTATTTTTCAGGACATTTTTGCTCAAGCACTCAACTCGATCAACCCGACCCAAAATCTCACCGTGCACGATATTCGCACGGCTATTCGCAATTCCACCGGTCCGCGCCCCACTCTCTTTGTGCCAGAAGCAGCATTCGAACTGTTGATCAAGCCGCAAATCAAGCTGCTTCTGCCTCCTAGTTTGCGCTGTGTGGAACTTGTGTATGAAGAGCTTATGAAAATTTGCCACAACTGCACCAGTGCTGGTCTTCAGCGTTTCCCTCGTTTGCATGCTCAACTCATCGAAGTCGTTTCAGAGTTGCTGCGTGAACGTCTTGGTCCTACCTCTGAGTACGTGCAGAGTCTGATTGAAATTCAATCTGCGTACATCAACACCAACCATCCAGCCTTTGTGAACGATTCGGCCAATATTGCGACCCGAATGCGCGAGGAAAAGCAACGAAAAACTGTGCTTGAGCCACCTCGGCACGAGATTTCGCTCGACTCGGACCTTGGTACGCCTGCCACcgaggaagacgaagacgacaaGCAGAACCAGGCTTTGATCATGAACGGCGTACCTCATACCAAGCGCGCCGTGGAAGCATTCCGCAGAAACGGTGCATCGAATGAGGGTACCAAacgcgcgccgccctcgtcaGACTCGAGTGCGGATGCCCCAGCTTCTGGCTCGACATACAGCGCGAGCTCGGGTCCTATCAGCACGAGTGGTCAGCGCGAATCCTTCCTCAACTACTTCTTTGGTGGTGCCACTATGAATGATGCTAGCTCGAGCATTTCTTTGAGCTCGCACATGCCTGAACAAAAGCCAAACATTCTTACGGGCCGCCTTGGTCTGGAAGGCAACAGCGCTGCCTATAATATGAAGAGTTTGGACCAATACCTCAGTATGGACCCTGTGCCAGAGGAGGAATTTGCTTTGTCGGAGCGTGAAGCGATGGAGACGAATTTGATCCGTGAGCTGATCACGTCATACTTCAACATTGTTCGTTTATCGATTCAGGACCTGGTGCCTAAGGCCATTATGCACTTGCTCGTCAACTACTCGCGTGACACGGTACAGAACCGCCTAGTCGTGAACCTATACAAGGAGTCGATGTTCGAACAGCTCCTGCACGAGGATGAGACGCTGACCAAGGAGCGCCAACGTGTACAGGCCCTGCTCGATGCTTACAAGGAGGGCTTCAATGTCCTCTCTGACATTACGTTCAAGCCAAGCAGTGCCTAA